One genomic region from Nostoc sphaeroides encodes:
- a CDS encoding DUF4912 domain-containing protein → MAASLLVSEPMLAQSKPETPSFTLPQTVQNGTIVRIDGSSSLGAINQSLKENFEKQYYGAKVEVAANGTDTALKELLDGKIDIAAMGRGLTPAEKAQGLEQARFHREKIAIVVSADNPFKGNLTSRQFARIFRGQITNWSQLGGPPGKIRLIDHPNTSETRNTFRTYPAFKTAEFATGANATQLTEDNTAEIIKQLGKDGISYVLASQVSKLKGVRVLQLNQALPDNEKYPFSQPLVYVYKKNPSVSTADFIGFTLAPPGQKAIEQGITAEAEAIATNVLQPALTASPSAQTTPAATSSPSATTSVFAEQPFVAPPNSQASPIVNRETPFWLLLPLFFAPVAGAFLWWILGKRPLSTEKTDNLPESDPRPPSREDRELAAINASTDPSINGAMLEEEPVPHFQEQESPDRTPFNIYAQTESELTENATQGTSNLVQEGTNGTSNSYEGTTSGVVNESENNNLGAAALTNGAALATGIGAANWSAFSNKETEADAIDETVSQSNYPEVNNPEPDSEEIAWDSDEIEWDIEAPAAVVNTSYPHLPNIPEEVSDVELSLSEKTAPLPELPDVPDVTSDFGYWDTEINEDRIDEELQAELNWLESITSTEDTDSVDEFPLPESDEVTADVESSTAQTSSLLDDLSELSEEDVFNVIADAAEPTVNLPVEESQAESTVEEGIAENSTDLAGAAVAAGVGILGWTTISGSDSKEETDTTVDDVAIAAETSVNLPDVEEESSIVLTPHTYTSAHVSWEISEAQKAALIQQGGSQLVVRLYDATGIDLSYQTPHLVQEYECEETAHDRFVEIPISDRNYIAEIGYVAYGEYWLFIARSAIVRFFSPVHPDPIIDDVAIAAETDIHLPDVEEESSIVLTPHTNTSAHVSWEISETKKAALRQQGGSQLVVRLYDATGIDLSYQSPQFVQQYECDETAHDRFVEIPISDRDYIAEIGYVADGDGWLFMASSAIVRVFSLVPTPTVEDVALTSETAIVHTDSTVEDVALTSETAIVHTDSTVEDVALTSETAIVHTDSTVEDVALTSETAIVHTDSTVEDVALASETRISLVDVEEESSEEESSILLTPRTPKWAYASWHISKAQNEALRQQGGSQLVVRLYDVTGIDLSYQNPQLVQQYECEEVARDRFVAIPVSDRDYMIEIGYIANGDGWLLIARSPNVRVFNRSPEDFWFVADAELIIHGATQPNTSVNIGGHSIKIKPDGTFHLRLPFSDGLMDYLITVGADGESTKTIHKKFSQETSES, encoded by the coding sequence ATGGCAGCAAGTTTACTGGTGTCAGAACCCATGCTGGCACAATCTAAACCTGAAACTCCTTCTTTTACACTGCCGCAAACAGTGCAGAATGGGACGATAGTGCGGATTGATGGTTCAAGTAGCTTGGGTGCAATCAACCAAAGCCTGAAAGAGAATTTTGAAAAACAGTATTATGGCGCAAAGGTTGAAGTTGCTGCCAACGGCACTGATACGGCACTGAAAGAATTGCTAGATGGCAAAATCGACATAGCAGCAATGGGGCGTGGGTTAACGCCAGCAGAAAAAGCCCAAGGACTAGAGCAAGCTCGCTTCCACCGTGAGAAGATTGCGATCGTAGTTAGTGCAGATAATCCTTTCAAAGGAAACTTGACCAGTAGGCAATTCGCCCGCATTTTTCGGGGACAAATTACAAATTGGTCACAACTAGGAGGGCCTCCAGGGAAGATTCGGTTAATCGATCACCCGAACACGAGTGAGACTCGCAATACTTTTCGGACTTATCCAGCCTTCAAGACTGCTGAATTTGCTACAGGGGCCAATGCTACCCAACTAACTGAGGATAATACCGCAGAAATCATCAAACAACTGGGCAAAGACGGCATCAGCTATGTGTTAGCTAGTCAGGTGTCAAAATTGAAAGGTGTGCGAGTTCTGCAATTAAATCAAGCCTTACCAGATAATGAAAAATATCCCTTCTCGCAACCTTTAGTTTATGTTTACAAAAAAAATCCGAGTGTAAGCACAGCTGATTTTATCGGCTTTACCCTTGCACCCCCAGGACAGAAGGCTATAGAACAAGGTATAACTGCCGAAGCAGAAGCGATCGCCACCAACGTATTACAACCTGCACTCACGGCTTCCCCCAGTGCCCAGACGACACCGGCTGCTACGTCTTCCCCTAGTGCAACTACTTCTGTATTCGCCGAACAGCCATTTGTGGCTCCTCCCAACTCACAAGCCAGTCCGATTGTCAACAGGGAAACACCATTTTGGTTGCTCCTACCTTTGTTTTTTGCTCCTGTAGCTGGAGCGTTCCTATGGTGGATTCTGGGAAAACGCCCATTGTCTACTGAGAAAACAGACAACTTACCAGAATCAGATCCTCGTCCACCCAGCAGAGAAGATAGAGAACTGGCAGCGATCAACGCCAGCACCGATCCCTCCATTAACGGAGCGATGCTTGAGGAGGAGCCAGTGCCGCACTTCCAAGAGCAAGAAAGTCCCGATCGCACTCCTTTCAATATCTATGCTCAAACAGAATCTGAACTGACCGAGAATGCTACTCAAGGGACATCCAATTTAGTCCAAGAGGGAACCAATGGCACCTCTAATTCCTATGAAGGCACAACCTCTGGCGTAGTTAATGAATCGGAAAATAACAACTTGGGAGCCGCAGCTTTAACTAATGGTGCGGCTCTAGCAACAGGCATCGGCGCGGCTAACTGGTCTGCCTTTAGCAACAAAGAAACAGAAGCAGATGCGATTGATGAGACAGTTAGTCAAAGTAATTATCCGGAGGTTAACAATCCTGAGCCTGATTCTGAAGAAATTGCCTGGGATTCTGATGAAATTGAATGGGACATAGAAGCCCCAGCAGCTGTAGTAAATACTTCATATCCTCATCTGCCTAATATTCCAGAAGAGGTATCTGATGTGGAACTGTCTTTATCTGAGAAGACAGCCCCACTCCCAGAATTACCAGATGTGCCAGATGTCACATCTGATTTTGGATATTGGGACACAGAAATTAATGAAGATCGGATAGATGAAGAACTTCAGGCAGAATTAAACTGGCTAGAGAGTATTACCTCAACTGAAGATACAGACTCAGTAGATGAATTCCCCTTACCAGAGTCTGACGAAGTGACAGCCGATGTAGAATCATCAACTGCACAAACATCTTCACTGCTCGACGATTTGTCAGAATTATCAGAAGAAGATGTATTCAATGTGATAGCGGACGCAGCTGAACCCACTGTCAATTTGCCAGTGGAAGAATCTCAAGCAGAGTCTACTGTTGAGGAAGGTATTGCTGAAAACTCCACAGATTTAGCGGGTGCTGCGGTAGCAGCAGGCGTAGGAATTCTCGGCTGGACTACCATTTCTGGATCAGATAGCAAAGAAGAAACTGATACTACAGTTGATGATGTGGCGATCGCGGCTGAAACATCTGTTAATTTGCCAGATGTAGAAGAAGAAAGCAGTATCGTCCTCACACCGCATACTTATACATCGGCTCATGTCTCTTGGGAAATTTCCGAAGCCCAGAAGGCAGCGCTGATCCAACAGGGCGGCTCTCAATTGGTAGTGCGGCTGTATGATGCAACTGGGATTGACTTGAGTTATCAAACTCCCCATCTGGTACAGGAGTATGAATGTGAAGAGACAGCACACGATCGCTTTGTGGAAATTCCCATCAGCGATCGCAATTACATAGCTGAAATTGGCTATGTCGCTTATGGCGAGTACTGGTTATTCATCGCCCGTTCCGCAATTGTTCGTTTCTTCAGTCCTGTGCATCCAGATCCCATAATTGATGATGTGGCGATCGCGGCTGAAACAGATATTCACTTGCCAGATGTAGAAGAAGAAAGCAGTATCGTCCTCACACCACATACTAATACATCGGCTCATGTCTCTTGGGAGATTTCCGAAACCAAGAAGGCAGCGCTGCGCCAACAGGGCGGCTCTCAATTAGTAGTGCGGCTGTATGATGCAACTGGGATTGACTTGAGTTATCAAAGTCCTCAGTTTGTCCAGCAGTATGAATGTGACGAGACAGCACACGATCGCTTCGTGGAAATTCCCATCAGCGATCGCGATTACATAGCTGAAATTGGCTATGTCGCTGATGGCGATGGCTGGTTGTTCATGGCCAGTTCAGCGATCGTTCGTGTCTTCAGTCTAGTGCCTACACCCACCGTTGAAGATGTAGCCTTAACAAGCGAAACAGCTATTGTTCATACAGATTCCACCGTTGAAGATGTAGCCTTAACAAGCGAAACAGCTATTGTTCATACAGATTCCACCGTTGAAGATGTAGCCTTAACAAGCGAAACAGCTATTGTTCATACAGATTCCACCGTTGAAGATGTAGCCTTAACAAGCGAAACAGCTATTGTTCATACAGATTCCACCGTTGAAGATGTAGCCTTAGCAAGCGAAACACGTATTAGTTTAGTAGATGTAGAAGAAGAGAGTAGTGAAGAAGAGAGCAGTATTTTGCTCACACCTCGTACTCCCAAGTGGGCTTATGCCTCTTGGCACATTTCCAAGGCTCAGAACGAAGCACTGCGACAACAGGGCGGCTCCCAATTGGTAGTGCGGCTGTATGATGTAACGGGGATTGACTTGAGTTATCAAAATCCCCAGCTTGTACAGCAGTATGAATGTGAAGAGGTAGCACGCGATCGCTTTGTGGCTATTCCCGTCAGCGATCGCGACTACATGATTGAAATTGGCTATATCGCTAATGGCGATGGTTGGTTACTCATAGCCCGTTCACCTAATGTTCGGGTTTTCAATCGTTCCCCCGAAGATTTTTGGTTTGTGGCAGATGCCGAGTTGATTATTCACGGAGCAACCCAACCAAATACAAGCGTAAACATTGGTGGCCATTCCATCAAAATCAAACCCGATGGCACTTTCCACCTACGTCTTCCCTTTTCAGATGGTTTAATGGACTATCTGATAACGGTAGGTGCTGATGGGGAATCCACTAAAACTATCCATAAGAAGTTCTCTCAGGAAACTTCAGAAAGCTAG
- a CDS encoding plasmid pRiA4b ORF-3 family protein: MEDLFARLERTFNPELPTLAESQQQLLQELSIDENQPGTILHDFQTLIDFLQPNGVEVSSVNNLLPLKVLSEVNSRLSHSIETKLKRPVQKSYPYINGLYLLLRSSGIAQIRSQGKKQILVLDTATLESWSNLNPTERYFNLLEAWLIWGNNEILGEHQDSFGNLFRCIQLWPRVPDKGLKFPKYEDQHNISYYPGLHNIALLELFGLLSIKQGKPQEGKGWRITSLQRLPFGDALLQLLFPLGIRGELQDDVNVNFGKLQSHLQPFFPEWEHNLFVLQQGFTEGIYIFKVSISHAWRRIAIPAKKTLGWLAETILDAFDFDYDHLYEFSYKDRFGRIIKIGHPYMETPPFADQVQIGDLSLEAGAKMTYLYDFGDNWKFDVQLEAINQPDNKIKKPKILEVHGNAPQQYWSEDENEGE; the protein is encoded by the coding sequence ATGGAAGATTTATTTGCGCGGCTAGAACGCACATTCAATCCTGAACTGCCAACCCTTGCAGAGTCACAACAACAACTTCTACAAGAACTCAGCATTGATGAAAATCAACCTGGTACGATTCTGCATGACTTTCAAACCCTAATAGATTTCTTGCAACCAAATGGAGTAGAAGTTAGTAGTGTTAATAACCTTTTACCACTGAAAGTATTATCAGAAGTTAATTCTCGGTTAAGTCACTCAATTGAAACTAAACTTAAACGCCCTGTACAGAAATCATACCCCTACATTAATGGACTATATCTGTTATTACGCAGTTCTGGGATAGCCCAAATTAGATCCCAAGGTAAAAAGCAAATTTTAGTATTAGACACAGCCACCTTAGAATCATGGTCAAATCTCAACCCAACAGAACGCTATTTCAACTTATTAGAAGCCTGGTTAATTTGGGGAAATAACGAAATTTTGGGTGAGCATCAAGACTCATTCGGTAATTTATTTAGATGTATTCAACTTTGGCCTCGTGTCCCAGATAAAGGTTTAAAATTTCCTAAATATGAAGACCAACACAATATTAGTTATTACCCTGGTTTGCATAACATTGCCCTGTTAGAGTTATTTGGATTGTTATCTATCAAGCAGGGAAAACCGCAAGAAGGTAAGGGATGGCGTATTACGAGTTTACAACGCTTGCCTTTTGGGGATGCTCTGTTGCAATTATTATTTCCATTAGGGATACGAGGAGAATTACAGGATGATGTCAATGTGAATTTTGGAAAATTGCAGTCACATTTACAACCATTTTTTCCCGAATGGGAGCATAACTTATTTGTTCTACAGCAAGGCTTTACCGAGGGTATTTATATTTTTAAAGTGTCTATTTCTCACGCTTGGAGACGCATTGCCATACCAGCGAAAAAAACATTAGGCTGGCTAGCAGAAACAATTCTTGATGCTTTTGATTTTGACTACGACCATTTATATGAGTTTAGTTATAAAGACCGTTTTGGTCGCATAATTAAAATAGGTCATCCCTACATGGAAACACCCCCATTTGCTGACCAAGTGCAGATTGGTGATTTGTCTTTAGAAGCGGGTGCTAAAATGACCTATCTTTATGATTTTGGTGACAACTGGAAATTTGATGTACAGTTAGAAGCAATTAATCAGCCCGATAATAAAATTAAAAAACCAAAGATTTTAGAAGTTCACGGAAATGCACCTCAACAGTACTGGAGTGAGGATGAAAATGAGGGAGAGTAA
- a CDS encoding RNA-guided endonuclease InsQ/TnpB family protein has protein sequence MLVFEAKLEGTKEQYQSLDQAIRTARFVRNSCVRYWMDNKGIGRYELSAYCAILASNIEFPFVSKLNSMARQASAERAWSAIARFFENCKKSKPGKKGYPRFRSYQTNGSVEYKTSGWRLSEDRRYITFSDGFQAGTFKLWGTRDLHFYQLKQFKRIRVVRRADGYYCQFCIDQDRIEKRQPTNKTVGLDVGLNYFLTDSDGNQVENPRHLRKSEKSLKRLQRRFSKTKKGSQNRVKFRNKLARKHLKVNRQRKDFAVKLARCVVMSNDIVAYEDLKVRNMVKNHHLAKSIHEAAWMQFRQWVEYFGKVFGVATVAVPPHNTSQNCSNCGQVVKKSLSTRTHSCNKCGMVLDRDHNAARNILEIGLRTVGHTGTLTSVDENDLYLGDANPPSKPTRGSRKPKKATS, from the coding sequence ATGCTAGTATTTGAGGCAAAATTGGAAGGAACAAAAGAACAGTACCAATCGCTTGATCAAGCGATTAGAACTGCTCGTTTTGTTCGTAACAGTTGTGTCCGATACTGGATGGATAATAAAGGGATTGGTAGATACGAGTTGAGCGCTTATTGCGCTATTCTTGCGTCTAATATTGAGTTTCCGTTCGTTTCCAAGTTGAACTCGATGGCAAGGCAAGCTAGTGCTGAAAGAGCGTGGTCTGCAATTGCTCGATTTTTTGAGAACTGCAAGAAAAGCAAACCAGGGAAAAAAGGTTATCCACGATTCAGGTCATATCAGACAAATGGATCTGTTGAGTACAAGACCAGTGGGTGGCGGCTCTCTGAAGACCGTAGATACATCACTTTTTCGGATGGTTTTCAAGCAGGAACTTTTAAACTTTGGGGAACTCGTGACCTGCATTTTTATCAGTTGAAGCAGTTTAAGCGCATTCGCGTTGTGCGTCGTGCAGATGGTTATTATTGCCAGTTTTGCATCGACCAAGATCGAATAGAAAAACGACAGCCAACTAATAAAACAGTTGGGTTAGATGTTGGTTTAAACTATTTCTTGACTGATAGTGATGGAAACCAAGTTGAGAATCCCAGGCATTTGAGAAAGTCGGAAAAATCGCTTAAACGATTGCAGCGTCGTTTCTCTAAAACCAAAAAAGGTTCTCAGAACCGGGTTAAATTTAGAAATAAATTAGCCCGTAAGCACCTCAAGGTAAATCGCCAGCGTAAAGACTTTGCTGTGAAATTGGCAAGGTGCGTAGTGATGTCTAACGACATTGTGGCGTATGAAGACTTGAAGGTACGGAATATGGTAAAAAATCATCATCTAGCGAAATCGATACATGAAGCAGCATGGATGCAGTTCCGCCAATGGGTTGAATATTTTGGCAAAGTGTTTGGTGTGGCAACTGTTGCAGTTCCACCCCATAATACTTCGCAAAATTGTTCTAATTGTGGTCAGGTTGTCAAAAAATCTCTTAGCACTAGAACTCATTCATGCAACAAGTGCGGAATGGTGTTAGACCGTGACCATAATGCTGCGCGAAACATACTTGAGATAGGACTCCGTACCGTGGGGCACACGGGAACGTTAACGTCTGTGGATGAGAACGACCTCTACTTGGGTGATGCAAATCCTCCAAGCAAGCCGACTCGTGGAAGCAGAAAACCTAAGAAGGCAACTTCTTAG
- a CDS encoding CHAT domain-containing protein, whose translation MQNLTEQGEWGKQESTERSPTFHSLLSLKNGPSQTASVVEQGKILYDTGQFTEAVKLLQQAATAFKTSKDGLQEAMTLSNLSLAYQQLGLWAEAEEAIAQSLKLLQSGENTGTSGEQSQLIAQALDVQGQLQLAQGQAEAALTTWQKAADIYQQIGDKARLTRNQINSAQALQTLGLYLQANKILNEVQQTLTSLPDSLIVATGLRSLGNVRRVVGDLNVSRLVLGNSLAVAKRLQSPKAIAEAQLSLGNTARAQQDTEAALQYYQEAAAVSVSSITRIQAHLNLLSLLLEKKQDQNALALSSQIQSEISNLPPSRASVYTRIKFAENLTQLKEKISIDTPSWLNIAQQLSTAIEQAQSLQDRRAESYAMGSLGELYEKTGQFSDAQELTDKALFIAQSIDASDIAYQWQWQLGRILKKKGDIKGAIASYNVAYNTLQSLRGDLVAINPDVQFSFRENIEPVYRELVELLLRSPQSTASVPFEKLDQQDASLLKANTPRSPEEGINQDNLKLARNVIESLQLAELDNFFRSACLNPTQELDPVVDKKDQRAAVIYPIILPDRLDVILKLPNQELRHYKTAIAQNDVEKTIAELRKNLLDVTATGRVQQQSQQIYNWLIRPAQTELVNSGIKTLVFVLDGELRNIPMAVLYDKQQKKYLIEKYAIALTPGLQLLDPKPLRQVQLNALTAGVSEKRPVEGKEFPQLENVPRELKEIKSEVSKSEELLNQQFTQTNLQNKLQTVAFSVVHLATHGEFSSDAEKTFILTWDKLVKVKEFDNLLRVSDKDRFSGIELLVLSACQTAEGDKRAALGLAGIAMRAGVRSTLATLWSIDDRSTADVMSEFYRQLKAGVNKAQALQRAQLGVFAKEKAPYFWAPYVLVGNWL comes from the coding sequence ATGCAAAATTTGACCGAGCAAGGAGAGTGGGGAAAACAAGAAAGTACAGAAAGATCCCCTACTTTCCACTCCCTGCTCTCCCTTAAAAACGGCCCGTCCCAAACAGCAAGCGTAGTCGAACAGGGCAAAATATTATACGATACGGGGCAGTTTACTGAAGCGGTCAAACTTTTGCAACAGGCTGCTACTGCGTTTAAAACCTCTAAAGATGGTTTACAAGAAGCGATGACGTTGAGTAATCTTTCCTTGGCTTATCAGCAACTTGGCTTGTGGGCTGAAGCAGAAGAAGCGATCGCCCAAAGTTTAAAATTATTACAGTCAGGGGAAAATACGGGCACTTCTGGTGAGCAATCGCAACTTATTGCACAAGCCCTAGATGTGCAAGGACAGTTACAACTGGCACAAGGGCAAGCAGAAGCGGCTTTAACTACCTGGCAAAAAGCGGCTGATATTTATCAACAAATAGGCGACAAGGCTAGATTAACTCGTAACCAGATTAACTCTGCACAAGCTTTGCAAACTTTAGGGCTTTACCTTCAGGCTAACAAAATTTTAAACGAAGTACAGCAAACCCTTACCAGCCTTCCAGACTCACTGATTGTAGCCACAGGGCTGCGTAGTCTTGGCAACGTCCGCCGAGTTGTCGGTGATTTAAACGTATCACGGTTGGTATTGGGGAATAGTTTAGCAGTGGCAAAGCGATTGCAATCTCCAAAAGCGATCGCAGAGGCTCAACTCAGTTTAGGCAACACAGCCCGCGCCCAGCAAGATACTGAAGCAGCTTTACAATACTACCAGGAGGCTGCGGCTGTATCTGTTTCCTCCATCACACGCATTCAGGCACATCTAAATTTACTCAGTCTACTTTTGGAGAAAAAGCAAGATCAAAATGCATTAGCATTGTCGTCTCAAATCCAGTCGGAAATTAGCAACTTACCACCCAGCCGAGCCTCCGTATATACTCGGATTAAGTTTGCCGAAAATCTTACCCAATTAAAAGAAAAAATTAGCATAGATACCCCCTCATGGCTGAACATTGCCCAGCAATTGTCCACCGCGATCGAGCAGGCGCAAAGCTTGCAAGATCGACGAGCAGAATCTTATGCTATGGGTAGTCTTGGTGAGTTGTATGAAAAAACCGGGCAGTTTTCTGATGCTCAAGAGCTTACCGATAAAGCTTTATTCATAGCGCAAAGTATTGATGCATCGGATATTGCTTATCAGTGGCAATGGCAACTAGGACGCATACTGAAAAAAAAGGGAGATATTAAAGGCGCGATCGCATCCTATAACGTAGCCTACAATACCCTTCAATCTCTGCGTGGTGATTTAGTCGCCATCAATCCAGACGTTCAGTTTTCCTTCCGGGAAAATATCGAACCAGTGTATCGAGAGTTAGTTGAATTGCTGTTGCGTTCTCCCCAAAGCACCGCTTCTGTTCCCTTCGAGAAGCTAGATCAACAAGACGCTTCTCTACTAAAAGCTAACACGCCGCGATCGCCAGAAGAGGGTATCAATCAAGACAATCTAAAGCTTGCTCGTAATGTAATTGAATCTCTGCAATTGGCAGAACTGGATAACTTCTTTCGGTCAGCCTGTTTAAATCCTACACAGGAACTTGACCCAGTGGTTGACAAAAAAGACCAACGAGCAGCAGTGATCTATCCAATTATTTTACCAGACCGCCTAGATGTTATCCTCAAATTGCCTAATCAAGAGTTGCGCCACTACAAAACTGCAATAGCTCAAAATGATGTGGAAAAGACAATAGCAGAACTGAGGAAAAACTTACTAGATGTCACCGCGACTGGTCGGGTTCAGCAGCAGTCCCAACAAATATATAATTGGTTAATTCGACCTGCACAAACAGAGTTAGTCAATAGTGGGATCAAAACCTTAGTGTTTGTGCTGGATGGGGAGTTACGTAATATACCGATGGCGGTTCTCTACGACAAACAGCAAAAGAAATATCTGATAGAGAAATATGCGATCGCCTTGACACCAGGTTTGCAACTCCTCGATCCCAAACCTTTGCGACAGGTACAGCTAAATGCTTTAACTGCCGGAGTCAGCGAAAAACGCCCAGTGGAAGGCAAAGAATTTCCCCAATTAGAAAATGTACCACGGGAATTAAAAGAAATCAAATCTGAGGTATCCAAGAGTGAAGAACTGTTAAATCAACAGTTTACCCAAACAAACCTGCAAAATAAGTTGCAAACAGTTGCCTTCTCCGTGGTTCACCTAGCAACTCACGGTGAATTTAGTTCTGATGCTGAAAAAACGTTTATTCTCACCTGGGATAAACTAGTTAAAGTCAAGGAATTTGATAATCTACTGCGAGTTAGCGACAAAGACAGGTTTAGTGGCATTGAATTACTTGTCCTCAGTGCTTGTCAAACTGCTGAGGGAGACAAACGAGCAGCTTTGGGACTGGCTGGGATAGCTATGCGGGCGGGGGTACGCAGTACACTAGCAACATTGTGGTCAATAGATGATCGCTCCACCGCCGATGTTATGAGTGAGTTCTATCGACAGCTAAAGGCTGGGGTAAATAAAGCCCAGGCACTCCAGCGTGCCCAATTAGGTGTTTTTGCTAAAGAAAAAGCTCCATATTTTTGGGCACCCTATGTTTTAGTAGGCAATTGGCTGTAA
- the cobO gene encoding cob(I)yrinic acid a,c-diamide adenosyltransferase: MKNDTPEELNPDKEIGRLIDEVMSSSLTDEQYRKKMQRRKEVQDQRIAQAVPEKGLIIVNTGNGKGKTTAALGMVLRSLGHGYKVAIVQFIKGSWEPSEKRVFSNWEDQLEFHAMGEGFTWETQDRDRDLDKANAAWQKSLEYIRNPDFHMVLLDEINIALKMSYLEVEDVLAGLAQKPADKHVILTGRGAPAALIERADLVTEMTLIKHPFRDQGVKAQPGIEY; encoded by the coding sequence ATGAAAAACGATACACCAGAAGAATTAAACCCAGACAAAGAGATTGGACGCTTGATTGATGAAGTCATGTCTTCGTCTCTGACTGATGAACAGTACCGCAAAAAGATGCAGCGACGCAAAGAAGTGCAAGATCAACGCATAGCACAAGCTGTACCAGAAAAAGGATTAATTATTGTAAATACTGGTAATGGTAAAGGTAAAACTACTGCCGCTTTGGGGATGGTGTTACGATCGCTAGGTCACGGGTATAAAGTAGCGATCGTTCAATTTATCAAAGGTAGCTGGGAACCTTCAGAAAAAAGGGTTTTCAGTAATTGGGAAGATCAGTTAGAATTTCACGCAATGGGCGAAGGCTTCACCTGGGAAACTCAAGACCGCGATCGCGATCTCGATAAAGCTAACGCCGCTTGGCAAAAATCATTAGAATACATTCGCAACCCAGATTTTCACATGGTGTTGTTAGATGAAATCAATATCGCCCTCAAAATGTCTTACTTAGAAGTAGAGGACGTTTTAGCAGGTTTGGCGCAAAAACCAGCTGATAAGCACGTTATTCTTACAGGTAGAGGCGCACCTGCGGCTTTAATAGAGCGTGCTGACCTGGTAACTGAAATGACCCTAATTAAGCACCCTTTCCGCGATCAAGGCGTTAAGGCGCAACCAGGAATTGAGTATTAA